The following proteins are encoded in a genomic region of Selenomonadales bacterium 4137-cl:
- a CDS encoding methyl-accepting chemotaxis protein — translation MSIKNKFLTVMIVALLAVTLMVSGLQLYSIYSAVESDALAAMEGQSAILGHEVNTWFMTFWQAGQILAKQPQMFTSDFQAVQQQLKLTQSNMPGILAINVTDRAGKIINGYPFDPKIIGTSLADRPHWKAAMSNNLITVSDVIVSRTTGKQTVAIAYPLLNNQLETIGVMTLSLDLTFLQFLLNDLKSGYSGLAAIMTDKGRFIAHSVDQLVKDGKSAPPEIIERFQDSSGKAHPYTSSLGQPSYISIHQSTGPNWFVATSLPKNELMKGFYGGIKNSAILLLAALVLITLAVWWLIGRLFRPIALVTGEVAKLGAGDLTLSVDYRSKDELGRLAAAVNDTVRNLRSIVATVQGNAEALSASSQQLAATTDEAGRAVGQVARTAGEIAKGADETGHAVAGAAERTAELNDLAATVADEMQTLTGNARAISDAAGKGQAAIDEATAVIRGIADTTAANTRLAGELNTKSQQVREIVEMINTIAGQTNLLALNAAIEAARAGEHGRGFAVVAEEVRKLAEQSGQAAEQISAIIGDMLGDIDGVVRAFGGTSTAVAGGVETINRANASFSEITATVEITAAKVAEAVDMADRQARAAASIKDAVQNIAAVAEESAAATETTAASAEQVNASIEEIAASAQALSQVADELQRSVMRFKL, via the coding sequence GTGAGCATCAAAAACAAATTCCTGACAGTCATGATCGTAGCCCTGCTGGCCGTCACCCTCATGGTCAGCGGCCTCCAACTCTACTCCATCTACTCTGCCGTCGAAAGCGACGCCCTGGCCGCCATGGAAGGGCAAAGCGCCATCCTCGGCCATGAAGTCAACACCTGGTTCATGACCTTCTGGCAGGCCGGCCAGATCCTCGCCAAACAGCCCCAAATGTTCACCAGCGACTTCCAGGCCGTCCAACAGCAGCTCAAGCTTACGCAAAGCAACATGCCCGGCATACTGGCCATCAACGTCACCGACCGTGCCGGCAAAATAATCAACGGCTACCCCTTCGACCCCAAAATCATCGGCACCAGCCTGGCCGACCGGCCCCACTGGAAAGCCGCCATGAGCAACAACCTCATCACCGTCAGCGACGTCATCGTCAGCCGCACGACCGGCAAACAAACCGTCGCCATCGCCTACCCGCTCCTCAACAACCAACTGGAAACCATAGGCGTAATGACCCTCAGCCTCGACCTCACCTTCCTCCAGTTCCTCCTCAACGACCTTAAATCCGGCTACAGCGGCCTGGCCGCCATAATGACCGACAAAGGACGCTTCATCGCCCACAGCGTCGACCAACTCGTCAAAGACGGCAAATCGGCCCCGCCCGAAATCATAGAGCGCTTCCAAGACAGCTCCGGCAAAGCGCATCCCTACACCTCCTCCCTCGGCCAGCCGAGCTACATATCCATCCACCAGTCCACCGGCCCCAACTGGTTCGTAGCCACCTCCCTCCCCAAAAACGAACTCATGAAAGGCTTCTACGGCGGCATCAAAAACAGCGCCATCCTCCTCCTCGCCGCCCTCGTCCTCATCACCCTCGCCGTCTGGTGGCTGATCGGCCGCCTGTTCCGGCCCATCGCCCTCGTCACCGGCGAAGTCGCCAAACTCGGCGCCGGCGACCTCACCCTCTCCGTCGACTATCGCTCCAAAGACGAACTCGGCCGGCTCGCCGCCGCCGTCAACGACACCGTCCGCAACCTGCGCTCCATCGTCGCCACCGTCCAAGGCAACGCCGAAGCCCTGTCCGCCTCCAGCCAACAGCTTGCCGCCACCACCGACGAAGCCGGCCGGGCCGTCGGCCAGGTCGCCCGCACCGCCGGCGAAATCGCCAAAGGAGCCGACGAAACCGGGCACGCCGTAGCAGGCGCCGCCGAGCGCACCGCCGAACTCAACGACCTCGCCGCGACCGTCGCCGACGAAATGCAGACCCTTACCGGCAACGCCAGAGCAATCAGCGACGCCGCCGGCAAAGGCCAGGCCGCCATCGACGAAGCCACCGCCGTCATCCGCGGCATCGCCGACACCACCGCCGCCAACACCCGCCTTGCCGGCGAACTCAACACCAAATCCCAGCAAGTGCGGGAAATCGTCGAAATGATCAACACCATCGCCGGGCAGACCAACCTCCTCGCCCTCAACGCCGCCATCGAAGCGGCCAGAGCCGGCGAACACGGCCGCGGCTTCGCCGTCGTCGCCGAGGAAGTCCGCAAGCTTGCCGAACAATCCGGCCAAGCCGCCGAACAGATAAGCGCCATCATCGGCGACATGCTCGGCGACATCGACGGCGTCGTCCGGGCCTTCGGCGGCACCAGCACCGCCGTCGCCGGCGGAGTCGAAACCATCAACCGCGCCAACGCCAGCTTCAGCGAAATCACCGCCACCGTCGAAATCACCGCCGCCAAAGTCGCCGAAGCCGTAGATATGGCCGACCGTCAGGCCCGCGCCGCGGCCAGCATCAAAGACGCCGTCCAGAACATCGCCGCCGTCGCCGAAGAATCCGCCGCCGCCACCGAAACCACCGCCGCCAGCGCCGAGCAGGTCAACGCCTCCATCGAGGAAATCGCCGCCAGCGCGCAGGCGCTATCCCAAGTAGCCGACGAACTCCAGCGCTCAGTAATGAGATTCAAATTATAG
- a CDS encoding DUF3231 family protein produces MTITDKLMAQADTALNMIFDKEPPNQIEAAALYASIMAGRQNVATLAVLYNHARDTDLKAVIKRSIDEQTEWLTSRAEKVLAAAGAEQPALHFMRRNLVDRQLDIPEEARFSDQEIALLLANMAKTSQLAVLGAMHNCYQPNLAKMYQDVLDKATDFNYRLMQLTLTKGWLPHLHKLQH; encoded by the coding sequence ATGACCATCACCGACAAGCTTATGGCCCAGGCCGACACAGCCCTCAACATGATATTCGACAAAGAACCTCCCAATCAGATCGAAGCCGCCGCACTCTACGCCAGCATCATGGCCGGCCGCCAAAACGTCGCCACCCTCGCCGTCCTCTACAACCACGCCCGCGACACCGACCTCAAGGCGGTCATCAAACGCTCCATCGACGAACAGACCGAATGGCTCACCAGCCGCGCCGAAAAAGTCCTCGCCGCCGCCGGCGCCGAACAGCCCGCCCTGCACTTCATGCGGCGCAACCTCGTCGACCGCCAGCTCGACATCCCCGAAGAAGCCCGTTTCAGCGACCAGGAAATCGCCCTCCTCCTCGCCAACATGGCCAAAACCTCCCAGCTCGCCGTCCTCGGCGCCATGCACAACTGCTACCAGCCCAACCTCGCCAAAATGTATCAGGACGTCCTCGACAAAGCCACCGACTTCAACTACCGCCTCATGCAGCTCACCCTCACCAAGGGCTGGCTGCCTCACCTCCACAAACTTCAGCACTGA
- a CDS encoding alpha-hydroxy-acid oxidizing protein, with translation MDWKTLKQTAREKFNGACRVCPVCNGVACAGEMPGMGGIGTGTSFHNNVAALAGYRLNLKVVHDVGEPVLACKVLGLELSMPVIGAAIAGGKLNMGGAVTEPEYAAAVVSGCQQAGTVGMTGDGPIADVFEAGLKAIGAVGGRGIPVIKPRENDKIIEKANQAADAGAPAFGMDIDAAAIINMTNAGQPVGPKTAAELAYIKKNTRIPFIVKGIMVPEDARACVEAGVDAIVVSNHGGRVLDHTPGTAEVLPYIAEAVKGKITILVDGGVRSGADVLKMLALGADAVLVGRPVTIGGVGAGAEGVAMVLNKMAAELRAAMVLTGTKSVADVTEDILW, from the coding sequence ATGGATTGGAAGACGTTGAAACAGACGGCGCGGGAGAAGTTCAACGGGGCGTGCCGGGTGTGCCCGGTGTGCAACGGCGTGGCCTGCGCGGGGGAGATGCCCGGTATGGGCGGGATCGGCACGGGGACTTCTTTCCACAATAATGTGGCCGCTTTAGCCGGTTATCGCCTTAATCTGAAGGTGGTGCACGATGTCGGCGAGCCGGTGCTGGCGTGCAAGGTTCTCGGCCTGGAGCTGTCGATGCCGGTGATCGGCGCGGCGATCGCGGGCGGCAAGCTGAATATGGGCGGGGCGGTGACCGAGCCGGAGTATGCGGCGGCGGTCGTGAGCGGCTGCCAGCAGGCGGGCACGGTGGGCATGACGGGCGACGGGCCGATAGCCGATGTGTTCGAGGCGGGGCTGAAGGCAATCGGCGCGGTGGGCGGCCGGGGCATCCCGGTAATCAAGCCGCGCGAGAACGACAAAATTATCGAGAAGGCCAACCAGGCGGCCGACGCCGGGGCGCCGGCCTTCGGGATGGATATCGACGCGGCGGCGATCATCAATATGACGAACGCCGGCCAGCCGGTGGGTCCGAAGACGGCGGCCGAGCTGGCGTATATCAAGAAGAATACGCGAATTCCCTTTATCGTGAAGGGCATTATGGTGCCTGAGGACGCGCGGGCGTGCGTGGAGGCGGGTGTGGACGCGATCGTGGTTTCGAACCACGGCGGCCGGGTGCTCGACCACACGCCTGGTACGGCGGAGGTGCTGCCGTATATCGCCGAGGCGGTGAAGGGCAAGATTACCATCCTGGTGGACGGCGGCGTCCGCAGCGGGGCCGATGTGCTGAAGATGCTGGCTCTGGGCGCGGATGCGGTGCTGGTGGGCCGGCCGGTGACGATCGGCGGCGTGGGCGCCGGGGCCGAAGGGGTGGCGATGGTGCTGAACAAGATGGCCGCCGAGCTGAGGGCGGCGATGGTGCTGACCGGCACGAAGAGCGTGGCCGATGTGACGGAAGATATTCTCTGGTAA